From one Salmo salar chromosome ssa09, Ssal_v3.1, whole genome shotgun sequence genomic stretch:
- the LOC106611932 gene encoding receptor expression-enhancing protein 2 encodes MVSWIISRMVVLAFGTLYPAYSSYKAVKTKNVKEYVKWMMYWIVFALFTTVETLTDLFMSWFPFYFELKIAFVIWLLSPYTKGSSVLYRKFVHPTLSNKEKEIDEYITQAKDRSYETMMRFGKRGLNLAATAAVTAASKGQGVLSDKLRSFSMQDLTLINDGEEMGLHSSDPRMRRDALDDMATGANTLPRAKTTRQTRSSSAAPHLDESSQHSSDQSDTRSITTEHSDEDIVEKVPVKRTASVKANKKPSTAKTETTTKTVKKTPKKKTTTTATASNNAESP; translated from the exons CCTGGCCTTCGGGACCCTCTACCCGGCCTACTCCTCATACAAGGCCGTCAAGACAAAGAATGTGAAGGAATAT gtgaaaTGGATGATGTACTGGATAGTGTTTGCGTTATTCACGACGGTGGAGACCCTCACAGACTTGTTCATGTCCTG GTTTCCTTTCTACTTTGAGCTGAAGATAGCCTTTGTGATCTGGCTCCTGTCTCCGTACACTAAGGGCTCCAGTGTGCTCTACCGCAAGTTTGTCCACCCCACCCTGTCCAATAAGGAGAAG GAGATCGATGAGTACATCACCCAGGCTAAAGACCGTAGTTATGAGACTATGATGAGGTTTGGGAAGAGAGGTCTGAACTTGGCTGCTACTGCCGCCGTCACCGCAGCTAGCAAG gGCCAGGGTGTGCTGTCTGACAAGCTGCGTAGTTTCAGCATGCAGGACCTGACTCTGATCAACGATGGGGAGGAGATGGGCCTGCACTCCTCTGACCCCCGCATGAGGAGAGATGCCTTGGATGACATGGCTACTGGAGCCAACACGCTGCCCCGCGCCAAGACCACACGCCAGA CTCGTTCCTCATCTGCGGCTCCTCATCTCGATGAATCATCGCAGCACAGCTCGGACCAATCAGACACCAGGAGCATCACCACAGAGCATTCTGATGAGGACATCGTGGAGAAGGTCCCTGTGAAACGCACAGCCAGCGTCAAGGCAAACAAGAAACCCTCCACCGCCAAGACAGAG ACTACGACTAAGACGGTGAAAAAGACACCAAAGAAGAAGACAACCACCACAGCTACAGCCAGCAACAACGCTGAGTCACCATGA